A region of the Methyloprofundus sedimenti genome:
CTAGATCAAGCATTAGAAACGGTTAAAGCCTTATGTGAATCGGTCATGGAGCCGCGAGGTACTGCTGATTATTTGTATTATTTTTGTGCAAAAGATGTATCTGATAAAAATGCATTAGCGAACAATGAACCCTTGCGTATAACGCTGTATCAGACTGTTTCAGCATTAATTAGAGCCTATGGGAACGTAGCGAATGAAATGATTGACGCAGGGTATTCTGAAGCAGAATGTATTGCAATTAAAAATGACGTTGTTCATTTTGAAAAAGTGCGTGATGAAGTAAAGCTGGCAAGTGGTGATTTATTGGATATGAAGCGGTATGAGCCAGCAATGCGTCATTTGCTCGATATGTATATTCGCGCTGAAGAAAGTACCCCGCTGATTGATTTTGACGAAATGGGCTTGATTGAATTAATTGTTGAAAAAGGCGATGCGGCACTTGATGCATTACCTGATAGCATTAAGAAAAATCCTGAGTCGATGGCAGAAACCATTGAAAACAATATGCGTAAAACCATTATTGATGAGAACCCAGTTAACCCAAAATATTATGAAAGAATGTCTGAGTTACTGGATGCTTTGATTTTAGAACGTCGCAAACAGGCTATTACTTATAAGGAGTATCTGGAGAAAATTAAGGCGCTTGCAAAGCAAGTTATTAAACCAGAAAGTGTGTGTCCTACTGCATACCCTCAAGTTATTGATTCGTCGGCAAAGCGAGCGTTGTACGATAACCTGGATAAAAACGAAGTGCTTGCTGTAAAAATTGATACCGCTATCCGTTATACCAAAAAAGAAGATTGGGTTGGTGACCGCATTAAAGAGCTTGAGGTGGCTAATGCTATTCGCAATGAATCCGCAGGATATGATGTTGATATAGCCTCGGTAATGGAGTTAGCAAAGAATCAACGAGAGTATAAATAGCTTGGCAATTATTACAAAAAATACTGGCCAAGAAAAAGCGCAGATAGTTGTGCTTGGCATGACTGTTGACGTGGTTCGCAAAGATATTAAAAACCTTCACCTGGGGGTTTATCCACCCGAAGGGCATGTGCGCGTTGCTGTGCCTTGGCATGTAACTGATGAAAGGGTGAGATTGGCGGTTATTTCCAAGTTAGCCTGGATTAGAAAGCAGCAAGCTGATTTTAAACAACAGCCCCGCCAATCTGAGCGTGAAATGGTAACGGGTGAAAGTCACTATTTCATGGGTAAGCGATATTTGTTAGAAGTGATTGAGCGCACTGGAAAACACCTGCTTGAGCTGAATGGTAATCATAAATTCTTGCTTTATGTAAAACCTAATACGAGTATTGAAAATCGGCAGTTAGTTTTGAATGAGTGGTATCGAGAGCAGCTAAAAGAGCGTATTCCTGATTTATTAAGTCACTGGCAAGAAAAAATTGGGGTTGTCAGTCACGATTGGGGGGTTAAACAAATGAAAACTAAATGGGGCAGTTGTAACATTGCCGCCAAACGCATTTGGTTGAATCTGGAATTAGCTAAAAAGCCGCCCGAATGCCTGGAATATATTTTGGTTCACGAATTGGTTCATTTGTTAGAGCGACACCATAATGATCGCTTTAGGGCGCATATGGATCATTTTATGCCAAACTGGAGGCTCTATCGTGATATGTTGAACTCTTCTCCTTTGGGGCATGAGGCCTGGAAATATTAAGGAATCAGAATTCAATAATACCCGAGAGCACTGCCAGTCCTTGAGAACTCTCAGTGCTTTGGCTTCCAGAGATTTCGTATTGTATTAAATCCGCACTTTTACGTTTAGGTTTTATCAGATATGTTTAGGCCGCGCGCAATCAATAACCTACCTCATATTGCGCAGGATTTTTGTTTGTCTTCAAGGCGTAGAAATAGGCACATAGCTGGCTACGTAACTATTTCTACAACGCAGAAGACGGACAAAAAGACTAACAAGATGGGTGGGGTATTTGTTGCGAGTTGCCTTAGTTGTTGTTTTGATTATTGCTAATACTACGGCACTTTAAATCATGTGCTTTGGTTTTATACGCTGATGGATTGTCCATCAGTATATTCTTATGATCAGTATTTTGGACATTACTGGACAGCTCCCTCGTATATTAAAAATCAGGCAAATAACATATTACGCATTCGCTGAAAAACAGTAGGTTTTAACAGCTTTTTTATATGCAGCGTATCACCCGCATCAGGCGCAATTCCCTGTAACTTATCAAATAACTCTTCAGCCTGTTCCATTTGCTGTTTTTGAATATAATATTCGCAAATAACAGACGTCAAGCCGGTGTATTCGGTAATATGAAATTGATTTCTTTTCGGGTAAAGTGTTTTTAATTCGAAATGACTGGCAAAAATTTTGGGGATTTCATCGGGATTATTTTCAGCTAAACATAAGCGTGCATAATTACACCGTGCAAATATATTTTTTGGGTTTTTCTGATAATTCTCGGCGATAATCTGTTTTTGTTTGTTTGGATCTACGCGCCCGTAAGCGATGGCCAGGCAGCTATAAATTAAGGGCAGAGGGTAGTTTTTTTTTAACTCCAACAGTCTCGGAATCGCTTCAGCGCCATTAATAGCCGCTATTTCTGAGAGGCTGTTAAATTCATCTTGAATTTCTTGTGGGAGATTACGAAAGCGTTGATCTAAAATAGGCGCAGCGGTTAGTTCATATGACTCTTCATTGACTTTATTGTGGCTAGCGATGTTTGCTGCTGCTCTGCTGGCAGTTCTGGTTCTTTTTGACATACGGATTGTTTTTTAAGGTGTATAGCTCTATAAATAATTGTAGAGTGATTTTACTCGAACAGGTCGATATCAGGTTTTAAATTAGGCCATTTGCTGAAAGCAAAGAACCATATCATAACAATATTCAAGATGGGGATTAACAGGCATAAAACAAAATATTTCGGATAGCCTGCTTTTTCCAGAATTTTACTGCCTAGCCATAAAGTAAACAGCATAAACAAGAAAATTAACAAATATTCCATTACTCTTGCTCCTCAATTTTTAAGTTAGGCCAGGGAAGTAAAGCGAGCTGCAAAAATATTAAAAGTAGCCCAAGGCCTGGCAAAAAAACTAACAGGCCCCAGGCAGGATGGTAGCCTGCTTTTTTATAGATTAAGCACACCGGAACAAGTATCATTAGGCCAACTATTACCAGACGTCCGAATTCGGGAAAGATAAACATTGATTACTCCGCTAAATAATTTCAGTATAAGGCTAGCAATAGCAAGGCTAATGATGCCAGGTATCAACTGCTTGCATTGCTTACTGTTTACTGTACTCGATTTGAATTCGTTCCATCAAGTAACACAGACAATCCTGACGAATAACACGCTCATCCAGTGTGAGCATCGACGGCATGGTGTTACGCTTTATTTGTAATTGTTTATTGACTATTTTGAAAAATTGCTTAGTGACATCGACACCGTGTTCATCAGTAGCAAATATAGGCATCGTGTTGTCGGTTTGCACTGATCCAAGGCATGACCCCGCTGAAATCTCAGTAAAATTCATGCGATCTATTCCTGCGTCAAATAATAATTCTGCATGACAATCACTAAAACTAAACGAACTATCCTGTTTGATTTTAACCTGCGCAGTGGTGTGGAATAAATCTATATCTTGCATATGGACTGGATGCGTTGCTAATTCAGTTAGGTGGAGACAGTCTTTTAGATAGGTATAAGCATGATCAACCCCATATTGTTGCGCAGGGCGACCGCATTCCAACGTAACCGCAGGACAGAGTTCGGCAAAAGCTGCCGATTGTACGCCGAGAGGCCTTAAAAAATAAACCACTAAACGACCAAATAGATTAGCCAGTTGTAAATAGCGATTATCCAGCTTGTTAATACAAGCATAATGCGGGTTTAAGCCAGTATTATTATGAATATCAATACTGGCAAAAACATTTTTTGCACGCATAATCTCGACTATCTGACTTGCCATCTGAGTTTCTGGACAATTAGCTATATCGGTTCCAGGCCAGATACGATTGAAATCAGGCTGCGAATCTAGTCTTCGTAATCCCAGTGCTGCAGCACGTGTGTTACCAAAAAAAATGGATAAAGAACGGGGCAGGCGCTGTTGAGCATATTGATTTAATAGGCGCTGTACTGTCCGAAATCCAGTTGTTTCATTACCATGTAACAAGGCAGAGATAAATAAAGGGTGAGGGTTTTTTCCTGGTAAATGCAGCAGGGTAGGCTCTGGAAAAAGTGCATGTAAATCTTTTGCCTCACAGCTAAGAAGCGCCTCGGGATAGGTGTCTATTTGTTGGAGTTGCATGGTGTTAAGATATTTCCCACTGACTAACAGGTATTTCCGAATACTGATGTTCTAAATAAGCTTGGGTCATATTCTGTAAACTCGCGTTAGGCAGTTGCATAAACTGGCGCTGCCACTGACTGCCGGTTTGTTTATTGGCAATACGTTGTTCAATAATACCTAAATAAAAATCAATATCTTTTGCATCAGTCTTTAATGATTGTAGACCTTTTCTTGCCCTGGGCAATAATTCAGCCTGAATTAATTTTTGTAAATTTTGCTTGCTGTCATCAAACCACACGATATTACTATCCAGGCCAAAACGTGCCGCTTGATAAAAATTGTCTTTTGCCTGAGTAAAGGGTAGGGGAATGTCGGTAGCCATAATTTCAGTACTTAAATTCATCGTCAACCCATAATAAAAAGCGGCATTGGCGATGGAGTCAATAATAGTGGGTCCTGCCGAAGGCGTACGGTGTTCAATTCTGATATGCGGAGTATTATCGGCATCAAAACCAATTAAAGGTCTGTTCCAGCGCCAGATAGTGCCATTATGCAATCGTAAATGTTCAAATTTTTCAATTGGGTCATCAAAGAGTTCAGGGAGCAATATGGGGAAATGCTCAAGGTTTTCCTGGAAACATTCCATTATAGAAGCACGGGCATAATCAGAACCAAAACTGACACGTTTTAACGGGCCGTGTATAGCTCCACCGTATCCCCCCGTTTCTATAGCCTGTTCAAAGAGTGGAATGCGTGACTCATGCCAAAGGTTTTTACCGAATAAATAAGGAGCGTTGGCACAACTGGCCACAATAGCTGCAGAAGCAATGATGGAAGCATTATAAAAATGATGTGCTTGATTCAGTGGGACCTGAGTATGTAATTGTAAGGATGTGGTAGCTGCTTCCAGCATGACATCATAATGGTCAAATTTTAAATGCTCCAGACCAACGATATCCAGATTAATCGGTTTACCGCGTGCTTTGAGAATTTGTTCATTTAACACCCGATAGCGATTCATATCTGACATATTAGATAAAGTCATGGCAGAGGGTTTTAGCGTCGGTAATGTGCCTATGATAAGAATGTGATTACCCAGTTCTTTTGCATGGTGACAGGACTTGTCCCAGGTTGCTAATAAATCTTTGTGCAAAGAACTGAATACATCAGCCGTTAAACTTTTAGGGATACCATTAAGTTCAATATTGAATTTCGCTAATTCAGGAAAGGCCAGTGGGTCATTCAGATTTTGCAGAAAGGAGACATTATTAGGCGCAGCCTGCATATTATCGTCAATCAGCCATGCTTCTATTTCAAAACCAGCTATAGGGGGTAATTCTGAACACTGTTTGTGCTCGATTAATTCTTTTAAAAGCTGAGTTTCCTCGATTAATTTTTGATGAAAAAGATCGAAGTGATCATCATTAAAAAGAGTTAAGTTGATTTCCTGCCCCATAAATTGACCCTGCGTCCTGACGGTTTTATACATTAAAAGAGTTTTGCTGCTTTACATTATGCGGCGTAGAACTGGTATTAAACCGCTAACCTCGATGTTATTTGCACTTGATTTTGATTGAAGTCTGTTCAGAAACGGGTATAAATCGCTTTTTAGTGAAGTTCAGTTAAAAGATAACTCAATATTCCCAAGACCGCAATAGCTACCAATGAAACGAATAGTGATTGAAATATATGGTTCGGCTAGGTAAGTGCCATTCGGCCCAGGTTCATTTTAATTATGATTTAATTAAAGTTAACCTGTCACCAATTCTTTCTACATGTGCTCAATCAATCTGCATGCCATAAGGCGCATGGTATGGCTTTTAATGATATTTCCCGATTTCAGGAAATTAAAGCGGAGTTCTCGTATAGCCGGGTTTTTTTCTGAAGGTGGATTAACATAGCTCAATGCCAGACGAGCATAAGCCAGAACTTCACCGTGTTCGAATATGCGATCAATAGTTAAATCAGCCGCATTAAGGTCTCGCTGCTTTTTGTCTTGAACGCTAAACCAACCAGTCACCGGCGACGGATTAAATGCATACACATGTGATAAGCGGGGAATGAATTTTCCTTGCTCATCCATTGCAGGAAAAGAGTAAGCAAGGTGCTGGGCGAGGCCACCCCCCAGAGAATGACCACAGGCAAACAGTTTGATTTCCCTGTCATGTAATTGGCGCTTTACTAAAGCCGTAGCCAATTCTTTTCCAACTTCTTCGGCAACCAGTGTGTACTGATCCCGATGCCAGGGAACGAAAAGTAAAAACCATCTCAGGTTAGTTATCCAGTCACGTAAGCTTTTGAATTCGGTACCGCGAAAGACGACTGAAATAATTTTCGGATCGGTGTTTTTTTCCCAGACTTCAACATATAAACCTTTATCGCGTGCCTTAATGATTAGTTCCTGCGAGGGAAAATCATCCCACATTGTCCACGTTGAAGGGAGTGGCAGTAGTACTCTTTCTTTAGCGTTACAAGCTGTTTGGAAAGCTTCAGGCGATGCTTGTGGAATGCGTAAAACTCTGTCTTCATCCAAAGGTTCATTGTCACTCTCTGCTTTCCAGTCCCTTATATAGACATTTTCACATTGCACAGCATATTCCCAAAGTGTTCCGGCCAGCCTAGATACTTTTATAGCAGGACTAAATTTACGCTTTCCCGGTTCGCGAACCAGGACTTCATCATGCGCCTGGTCAAAAAAGTTATTGAAAAAAGCAGTTGTCTCTTTAGTCATAATCTTAATCCTCGAGTGTTAAGCTGGTGCAGCCTGACTTAATAATAGTTTCGATTTGGTTTTTTAGCCAGTAACTTAAGATGGGATATTTCTGCGCTTGTAGGCTGGACTTCAGCTTGCTAAAGCCCGCTCTAAAAAGGCGAATTAAACCTGCCAGACATAAATCGGGATAGTGTATGTTTTGATATTATGTACGCGCCGAAGCATTGCCTGTCATTTCTGGTGGAAAATATTACGCGATTAAATGAGGTGGGGTTAGCAATCGAGAGTGGGTGTTCAAGATAATTTATCTAACCACTCATTTAGTTGCTCTGCATCATCAAATTGATAACGTTCCATAATGCGTCTGGGAAGTGGCCAGAATTCAATAATTTCGTCAGTAAATTCATGCACAGTGGTCTTATATTTTACTAAAATATCTACAGCTTCAAGGGCATCATGTTTATTTGCCATGTCATGGCCATGTAATTGTGCATTGGCTAAAGAGCTGTTTTTCCGTTTAGTTGAGAATAATTGAGAACTGAATTGTTGTAATGATAAAGTCATGGCATGTTACCTCATTGTTATTATTTTAGCGGGCTGCATTATGATGCAATAGCGATAATTAAACTGTGGTAAATAACATAGTTTCACTAGCTGCTTGGCATTCTAGTTTTAAAGGTACCAGAGAGTCAATGAAAAATAGTGTATTGCATAGTTTAATTAAATCATGCCGTATATCTTTCGCAACACTAAGCTGTATTTGGGCTACAATTGTATGCGATATTGCTGATTAGGAGGTGGGTATGATTGAGAGAATTGGCCATAAAGCAGTTCTGATCTATCCAGAATTTGATACTCAGGATACCTTCTGGAGTTATGCAAAAAGCCTGAAAATGTATGCTCCTCCTGGTGAATTTGGACTGCCAAAGCGATTATTACCTCCACTGGGATTAATGGGTTTATTCAATCATCTTAAACCTTATTATGATGAGTTATGCCTGATTGATAAAAATATTGATCCCAGATCGATCAGTGAATTCATAGATGACGCTGATCATGTTTATATAGGTGGGATGATGGCCCAGGAGCAAAGCTTGATAAAGCTTGCTCTGGAAGTAAAAAAAGTCAAAAAAGTTTTAATTGTCGGTGGAACTGCGATTAGTCCGCAGTCGCCGCTGATGCAAATTGCCGATCATTTGCTGGAAAACGAAGCTGAAGGAGTCATCGATGAGTTATTGGAAGGGCTAGGCAAGGGTAACGCGAAAAAATATTACAAAGGTGGATTTAATTCGCCAGAAAATTTTTTTCAACCGGATTACGCGGCAATTAATATGCAAAATTATGTGCATATGGCCGTGCAAATCAGTCGCGGTTGTCCCGAACGTTGTGAGTTTTGTGATATTCCTTCCCGCTTTGGTAAAGCATTTCGAGTCACTCCCTGGCAAAAAACCGAACAATCCTTTCAGCAGATGAAAGATCTAGGCTGGACCGGACAGGTTTTTATAGTTGATGATAATTTTATTGGTCATCCACGAAAAGCACTGGAAGTACTTAAAAGCCTGTATAAAATCGGCGAGAAAATCGGCTACCATCATCCCAAATACACTGAACTCACTTTGCGACTTGCCGATGAATCGCCGGTGATGGCCGAATTACGGCACTGGTTTCATAAAGCAAATTTTATCAATGGATTTTATGGCGTAGAAACCCCCAATGAAGCCTCCTTACTAGAAACGGATAAACGCCAGAATCTTCGCGGTGAGCGTAGCCTGGTGGAAAAATTAAGATTTATATCCGAACAAACTGGTGCCGGTGTGATGATGGGTATGATTTATGGCTTTGATCATGATAGTGATGAGTCCGTGCAGGAGTTTATTGATTTTGTAAATGCCAGCCATGCGCCTATTGTGATGGCTGGATTGTTAAATGCATTGCCTTGTACGCCCTTAATCACTCGAATGCAGAGAGAAGGGCGCATGATTAAGGCCAGCAGTGGTAATAATTCCGATGGTATTATTAACTTTATTCCATACAATTTTTCAGTGCAGCAGGCAGAACAAAATTATCTGCGTATTCTGCAAGGCATTTATCACCCGCAGGCATATTTTAAACGGGTAATGAGGCATCTGGAATTGATTGACCCCGATTTACAAAGTAATTACCGGGCTGGCAATGAGTCTTTGGCTTATTTATATAAAATCCTTTCAAAGAAGCATGCGCTCACTTATTGGCGGTATTTACCAGCTGCGTTGACAATCGCAAACAGACGCTGTGGTTTTAATACCCCTGGATATATAGCGATAGTAGCGGAATTCTTTTCTCTTTGCGGGCAATATACGCATTTCAGTAGCCAAATAAACGCGCAACGGAAAAATATTGCACAGCGTAATTATTCAGACTCGCAGAGCATTTCATGGCGCGAGCTGCAGGTAAAGGAAATGGAAGCCTGAATTCATTAAAGTTAGTTCAGGACAATTTCTTCAGCATTGCTTTTACAATCACAATAGCGTCATCATAAGCATATTGTTCGATCAGTTTTTCCAGAGGTTTAAGTTGTCTGGCTTCGCTACTTGTACCCATACGGTCTACTATGTCTTCCAGAACATCTACAGCATCGGCATCGTCTTCCAGCAGTAATTTTAGTAGTTTCTCGAATAAGGAGATTTGCTCTGCTGCTGTGATTTCTTGGGTGTTTATTGAATCCGGCTCCTGTACTTGCTGGATTTGCTTCAGGCTTTCCAGTACCGGTGTTAATACGGCTATCACTTCATCAAGCAAGACTTCAAGCTCGGCATTATCTGCTTTTGATTGGCAAGCCAGTTCGAGAGCCTGGGCCGCTTTTTGTATTTCATGGGCACCAATATTTCCGGCG
Encoded here:
- a CDS encoding M48 family metallopeptidase — protein: MAIITKNTGQEKAQIVVLGMTVDVVRKDIKNLHLGVYPPEGHVRVAVPWHVTDERVRLAVISKLAWIRKQQADFKQQPRQSEREMVTGESHYFMGKRYLLEVIERTGKHLLELNGNHKFLLYVKPNTSIENRQLVLNEWYREQLKERIPDLLSHWQEKIGVVSHDWGVKQMKTKWGSCNIAAKRIWLNLELAKKPPECLEYILVHELVHLLERHHNDRFRAHMDHFMPNWRLYRDMLNSSPLGHEAWKY
- a CDS encoding glutamate--cysteine ligase, which gives rise to MYKTVRTQGQFMGQEINLTLFNDDHFDLFHQKLIEETQLLKELIEHKQCSELPPIAGFEIEAWLIDDNMQAAPNNVSFLQNLNDPLAFPELAKFNIELNGIPKSLTADVFSSLHKDLLATWDKSCHHAKELGNHILIIGTLPTLKPSAMTLSNMSDMNRYRVLNEQILKARGKPINLDIVGLEHLKFDHYDVMLEAATTSLQLHTQVPLNQAHHFYNASIIASAAIVASCANAPYLFGKNLWHESRIPLFEQAIETGGYGGAIHGPLKRVSFGSDYARASIMECFQENLEHFPILLPELFDDPIEKFEHLRLHNGTIWRWNRPLIGFDADNTPHIRIEHRTPSAGPTIIDSIANAAFYYGLTMNLSTEIMATDIPLPFTQAKDNFYQAARFGLDSNIVWFDDSKQNLQKLIQAELLPRARKGLQSLKTDAKDIDFYLGIIEQRIANKQTGSQWQRQFMQLPNASLQNMTQAYLEHQYSEIPVSQWEIS
- a CDS encoding DUF4070 domain-containing protein; this encodes MIERIGHKAVLIYPEFDTQDTFWSYAKSLKMYAPPGEFGLPKRLLPPLGLMGLFNHLKPYYDELCLIDKNIDPRSISEFIDDADHVYIGGMMAQEQSLIKLALEVKKVKKVLIVGGTAISPQSPLMQIADHLLENEAEGVIDELLEGLGKGNAKKYYKGGFNSPENFFQPDYAAINMQNYVHMAVQISRGCPERCEFCDIPSRFGKAFRVTPWQKTEQSFQQMKDLGWTGQVFIVDDNFIGHPRKALEVLKSLYKIGEKIGYHHPKYTELTLRLADESPVMAELRHWFHKANFINGFYGVETPNEASLLETDKRQNLRGERSLVEKLRFISEQTGAGVMMGMIYGFDHDSDESVQEFIDFVNASHAPIVMAGLLNALPCTPLITRMQREGRMIKASSGNNSDGIINFIPYNFSVQQAEQNYLRILQGIYHPQAYFKRVMRHLELIDPDLQSNYRAGNESLAYLYKILSKKHALTYWRYLPAALTIANRRCGFNTPGYIAIVAEFFSLCGQYTHFSSQINAQRKNIAQRNYSDSQSISWRELQVKEMEA
- a CDS encoding M14 family metallopeptidase, which produces MQLQQIDTYPEALLSCEAKDLHALFPEPTLLHLPGKNPHPLFISALLHGNETTGFRTVQRLLNQYAQQRLPRSLSIFFGNTRAAALGLRRLDSQPDFNRIWPGTDIANCPETQMASQIVEIMRAKNVFASIDIHNNTGLNPHYACINKLDNRYLQLANLFGRLVVYFLRPLGVQSAAFAELCPAVTLECGRPAQQYGVDHAYTYLKDCLHLTELATHPVHMQDIDLFHTTAQVKIKQDSSFSFSDCHAELLFDAGIDRMNFTEISAGSCLGSVQTDNTMPIFATDEHGVDVTKQFFKIVNKQLQIKRNTMPSMLTLDERVIRQDCLCYLMERIQIEYSKQ
- a CDS encoding lipase family protein, giving the protein MTKETTAFFNNFFDQAHDEVLVREPGKRKFSPAIKVSRLAGTLWEYAVQCENVYIRDWKAESDNEPLDEDRVLRIPQASPEAFQTACNAKERVLLPLPSTWTMWDDFPSQELIIKARDKGLYVEVWEKNTDPKIISVVFRGTEFKSLRDWITNLRWFLLFVPWHRDQYTLVAEEVGKELATALVKRQLHDREIKLFACGHSLGGGLAQHLAYSFPAMDEQGKFIPRLSHVYAFNPSPVTGWFSVQDKKQRDLNAADLTIDRIFEHGEVLAYARLALSYVNPPSEKNPAIRELRFNFLKSGNIIKSHTMRLMACRLIEHM